A stretch of the Lactuca sativa cultivar Salinas chromosome 9, Lsat_Salinas_v11, whole genome shotgun sequence genome encodes the following:
- the LOC111892989 gene encoding transcription factor GTE7, with protein MASTVLASRNQTSYGHQSFMGEIPNYSNNNPRHLNPNLNPNPNQKPKSNKKKHFPNAAINGRPHNHNSHPVDSCAVVVSQAASDDAYSFNQRPIETSGGAGYGNSFNHGGYVSYNVSACSKSEINELRKKLVADLERIRNLNDRIHAGDLNPRSTNGKFKKLSGNKRQPSTMPFGSSNKEPKHFRQGLVNGSAGGGEADENLLKMCRQVLTKLMKHKLSWVFNKPVDAAALGLHDYHQIIKRPMDLGTVKSNLSRGLYASPLDFASDVRLVFENAMLYNPRTDEVHGMADQLLTHFEELFRPIQAKLATQHVVNEFSAVDDIDGSSWDDIQTPERSKKMKTAAPVAPSISNKQNHSTASNPIIPPAVQSPVRSPSPLPMQPVEPVKPLSTSTRSAIGKLPKPRAKDPNKREMNMEEKQKLGLGLQSMPQEKMPQLVQIIRKRNDHLAHEGDEIELDIEALDTETLWELDRFVTNWKKLVSKTKRQALLVNNTSAAGASVSADIDDAPVMEKIDGMKKSKKEAGEEDVDIGDEMPESSFPHVEIEKDDGGGQGQGTGGGGHGNNENGSSSSSSSSSSSSDSSSSSDSDSGSSSGSDSDADDAQS; from the exons ATGGCGTCGACGGTGTTAGCGAGTAGGAATCAGACGAGCTACGGACATCAATCATTCATGGGGGAAATCCCTAATTATTCCAATAATAATCCTCGTCATCTGAACCCTAAccttaaccctaaccctaaccaaaaacccaaatcaaacaagaagAAGCATTTCCCCAACGCCGCTATTAACGGCAGGCCACACAACCACAATTCTCATCCTGTTGATTCTTGCGCGGTGGTTGTGAGTCAAGCTGCGTCGGATGACGCGTATTCGTTCAACCAAAGGCCGATTGAGACCAGCGGGGGTGCCGGATATGGAAATAGTTTCAACCATGGGGGATATGTAAGCTACAACGTTTCTGCGTGTTCTAAAAGCGAAATTAATGAGCTACGGAAGAAATTGGTTGCGGATCTTGAGAGAATCCGGAACCTAAATGATCGGATTCACGCTGGCGATTTAAACCCTAGATCAACCAACGGAAAATTCAAGAAACTGTCGGGTAATAAACGGCAGCCATCTACGATGCCGTTTGGATCTAGCAACAAAGAGCCGAAACATTTCCGTCAGGGTTTGGTAAACGGCAGTGCAGGAGGAGGTGAAGCGGACGAGAATTTGTTAAAGATGTGCAGACAGGTTTTGACGAAGTTGATGAAGCACAAGCTTAGCTGGGTCTTCAACAAACCGGTGGACGCTGCTGCTCTAGGGCTTCACGATTATCATCAAATTATCAAGCGTCCGATGGATTTAGGCACGGTTAAATCGAATTTGTCAAGGGGTTTATACGCATCTCCGTTGGATTTCGCCTCTGATGTGAGACTGGTCTTCGAAAACGCGATGCTTTATAACCCTAGAACAGATGAAGTTCACGGAATGGCGGATCAACTGCTCACGCATTTTGAAGAATTATTTAGACCAATCCAGGCGAAATTGGCAACCCAACACGTTGTGAATGAGTTTTCAGCCGTTGACGATATAGATGGTAGTTCTTGGGACGACATTCAAACCCCTGAAAGATCAAAGAAGATGAAAACCGCAGCTCCAGTCGCTCCTTCCATTTCAAACAAACAAAACCACTCAACCGCTTCAAACCCAATAATCCCACCCGCTGTCCAGTCTCCCGTACGTTCTCCATCTCCATTGCCAATGCAGCCTGTAGAACCAGTGAAACCGTTATCCACATCAACAAGATCAGCCATCGGAAAGCTACCAAAGCCCAGAGCTAAAGATCCAAATAAACGAGAAATGAACATGGAAGAGAAGCAGAAACTAGGGTTAGGTTTGCAAAGTATGCCTCAAGAAAAGATGCCACAGCTAGTCCAGATTATTCGAAAAAGAAACGATCATTTAGCACACGAAGGTGATGAAATCGAGCTAGACATTGAAGCTCTCGACACAGAAACACTTTGGGAGCTTGATCGGTTCGTGACAAACTGGAAGAAACTCGTGAGCAAGACAAAGAGACAAGCTTTGTTGGTGAACAACACATCAGCGGCAGGAGCTAGCGTCTCAGCTGACATTGACGAT GCTCCAGTAATGGAGAAAATTGATGGAATGAAGAAGAGCAAGAAGGAAGCTGGAGAAGAGGATGTTGATATAGGTGATGAGATGCCGGAGAGCAGTTTCCCACATGTGGAGATTGAAAAAGACGATGGTGGTGGACAAGGTCAAGGTACAGGAGGAGGTGGACATGGGAATAATGAGAATGGAAGTAGCAGTTCGAGTAGTTCAAGCAGCTCAAGTAGTGATTCATCTTCCTCTAGTG ATTCAGACTCAGGGAGTTCTTCTGGGAGTGATTCGGATGCAGATGATGCACAATCTTGA